The Eulemur rufifrons isolate Redbay chromosome 14, OSU_ERuf_1, whole genome shotgun sequence sequence GGGATGGGATAAacgtattttgcatgtgagatgGATGTGACTCTTCGAGAGCCAGACAGCAGACTGTGGCAGGCTGCATGACGATTCCCCCAGACGTCCATGTCATaatcccagaacctgtgaatgtgttaccTTGCACAGGAAAGGGACCTTCGCAGATACGCTTAAGTTAAAGATCTGGGAAGCGGAGAGTGTTTCTCTGGGTGGCTCCAAGGCAATCACAggggtccttataagagagaggcagaggggccGCTCTGGAGAGTGACGACCAAAGCGGGGAGACCCAGCGCTGTTGCACTGCTGGCCTTGGCGACGGACGCAGGGGCCACAGGACGaagaatgcaggtggcctctgggAGAGGCCAGGAACAGATTCTCCTCTGGAGCCTCTGGAGGAAGCCTGGCCCTGTTGACATTTGAGTTCATCTCAGTAAAACCCacttcagacttctgacctatggagttatacatttatgttgttttaagccatcaagttGGTGGTAATTCGTGACAGCAGCCAAATGAAACCAATACAAGGTCACACTGAGCCTCGGTGTAAACAGGTgaggttaaaaaacaaattgcagagcagaggaaaagaggaagccaGCTGGCAGGGCACAGGTGGGCAGTGTGAGGAGCGGCCAGGGGGTCCGGGCAGGGCCTGGAGAAAGGCCGCAGCTGGGAGAGCCTCTCGCCCTCCGGCCAGGTGGGCCACGTGGCCAGGCCCCCGGGTGGGAGGCTGATTCCAAATGGGTTAGGGAGGAACTTTTAATGGGATCGTCTAAAAACATTTCCCACTTAGACCGGGGTGTGTCCCGGCAACGGAGGCGGTAGAAGGGTCACCACGGCCAACTGCTACTCGCTCGATTCCAGTCCCCGTAGTGCCACATATATTCCAGACAGTATTTTAATACCACCTGCTGTTGGGTGGACACAAGCCTGTCCTTCACTCTGAGACTAGACTTTACGCCTTCTCTGGGTCAGCACTTCTGACGCACAGGGGGAACCGGGGAGCGTGCACTGCAGGCTCCGAATGGGTCCGGCGGCCCCGGGCGAGGCTGGCGTCGCTGGTCCGCAGCAGGCTCGTGTCACGAGGTTCCGGAGCCCAGGGCTCCTCGCTGAGCGCACGTCACAGTCACCTGCGGGGCTCGTTAGAACAGACCGCCGGGCCCTCCCCGTATCTGATCCAGTAGGTCTGGGGCGTGGGGCTGACAGTTTGTGCTTCTAGCAAATCCCCAGGTGATGATGACGATGGTGGTCCGGAAGCACATTTTGAGAACTATAGCTCTGGAAGATTCTGTAAACCACAGCTTTGACCCTTTTCAGAATTTGGCATCCACTGCTCAAGTTTTGGTTCTTTAGtttataaaatcttttcattGCCCCCAGAATCACTTGGGATGAGTTATTCATTCTTCCTGGGGTTTAGCGCACCTTTCTTGTTAATAGAATACAAATTTCAGCCCTTTGTTATCAGATTTGTGCAGAAAAGGTCTCTGTGTCTCCgtgggcccaggcctggcctcagGGCCCTCTGCAGACTTGATGTGACCGACCTTCCCTCCCTTGACCACCGCATGGGACAGGCCCCCTCCAGGCCCCACATCTCTGTCACCTTCGCCTCACGGTCAGTCCAAGGGAATTTATCTGTATGTCActctctggggaggaggaggcatcGTCTTCACCTTTGTGCGAAGCCAACCTAGTGCCTGGCATCACACGCCAGCTGGAAGACTGACTTTACCGCCACATGCACCAGGCCCCTGTGAGGGCACAGGCAGGTTCTGTGGCAGCCCTGGCACAGGCCTCAGCCCAGGAGACACCCTGGAACGTGTAATGGGCACCGGGGACGGGTGGGCTGAGCAAGGGGAGGCTGAGAGCCGGGGAGCCCAGGGGACACTGGGAAGGAAGGGGGACGGACAGTGCCCGGCTGGGCTAGCCCTGCCACCAGGTCCCTCCAGTCCTGCCGAGGACACCCAAGGCAGGAGGTCCCTGCGACACTGACACCGTCTCAAGGGGGTGGGGCCTGGACAGGGCAGAGGCTCTGATGGGaggcccctcctcccttcccggTCTGTGACTGTCACCATCCTTGTCCAGTTTCTCCACTTCCCTCCCTGACGGCCCCCACTGGCCAGCTCAACACCCCCGAAGCCCACCAGCGAGGCAGACAGGCTGGGGAGGAAACGTGACGCAGCCTCCTCTTAGGTCCGCTTTATTTGAGAGCAGGCGGGGAGGAGTCTAGGCCTGCTGTGCCCGCAGCAGCGCCCGCACCTGGCCGATCTGCCAGTCGACGCTGGAGCGCGCCGTGCCCCCCAGGGCGCCGTACTGCTCCACGCTGTGCCCGTAGTCCCACACGCGGCTCACGTCGCCCGAGAACAGGGGGCTGGAGGAAAAGGAGGTGATGGGCCAGGGCGGCGGCCACCCAGCCTCCAGGTACTCAGGCCCCCCCTCCCgggaggggggggagggaggggccgcaCCTGATGGTCTGCAGCTCCTGCAGTGACAACTGGTTGAGGGCGACCCCCTTGGTCTCGGCCATGAACACGGCTTTCCCGGAGGCCTCGTGGGCCTGGCGGAACGGCATCTGGGGCGCAGCGCAGGGCTGATGCAGGCTTCTTCTGCTCTCTGGTCTGCCCCAGGTACCCTCGCCCCTTCCtgacctcccccagcccctgggggaCATCCCGTCTCCTCGTCCCCCTCCTGACTGCCTCACACTTACCCCTTTGCGGACCAAGTAGTAGGCAAGGTCAGTGGCCAGCATGTCAGGGCTGAGAGCCTGTGCCATGTTCTCACGGTGGATCTGGGGGCACCGGCCAGGGGAGTGATGAGTCTTGGGGACGCTGGGGCCTGAAGCTGCCAGCCTGAGGCCCAGGGCCTCTCCCCTCTGCCAGGAGGTCCCTGCCTTGGGCAGACCCTCTCTTACCTACCTGGCTTTGCCCTGCTCTCTGCTTAAACCAtcccataattttcttttttaggagacagggtctcagtcacctgggctggagtgcagtggtgtcatcatagctcactgcagcctcaaacttctgggcttaagcgatcctcctgcctcagtctcccaagtagctgagactgcaggcgcacaccacacctggctaatcataattattgataatttttaggTGTGCTAATAGAGCTGCGTTCATGTTTTCCAAGAGTCCCTATctttagcatgtgtcagaatttcctgaggatttattaaaatacaaattgctgggccccaccaCCAGAGCCTCTGACTCAGTAGTCTGGAGTGGGGGGTCTAGGATTGCATTTCTCCAAAGTTCTCAGTGGATGCAGATGCCGCTAggctggggaccacactttgagagtCAGTGCTTTAGAGACACATCCTGAGCTATTTAGGAATGAAACAATGTGATGATGGGAATTTGCTTCcaaatggggaggggagggaggggagggggtgggtaaaGACAGCCGCGGCAAGAACGGCCACGAGGGGTTACTATTGAAGCTGGGGGTCGGTGCAGAGGCTTCATTGTGTATTCTCTGTTGTATATGGAAACTTCCcataataaatgagtaaaaacGAAATCTGGCCTGGCCAGTTGACGGGACCTGGGCCCCGGGAGCCTAATGCACTGCCTTTCGACTGCAGCAGCTTTTGTCCCTTCGCAGTTCCCCAGGAGCAGGAACAAGCACATACCCTGTCCTGCCCCGGGCcttccagccccaccctgcctcgCCCCAAGATCACCCCCCTGGCAGGCCCATCCCTGGTTCTAGGGCCTAGGCGGGAAGAGGCAGGTGGTTGGGGGCGGTGTCTTGCCTGCAGTGTAGAGATGACGCCAGTGGCCACCTGGAGGACAGCACTCATGGTGTCTGACACTTCAAACACAGCTTCCTTGTCCTCCTGGGGACGTGTGGCAGGAGGTGAGGACCCAGCAGACCCCTGGCACCTGTCGCCAGAGCCCTATCCCCTCTGAGGCATCCCCACTGCCTTCTACTGGAACACTCAGCACCCCAACTAAGCAAGGGCAGAAGGCTCCGAGGCCATGGAGCTGTGTGCACAGGATGGCAGGTGGCAATTCTGGGGGGCCCCTGCCTGGGCTAAGAACTGGCATGTGGCTGCAGGCAGGGGGGCCCTCACCCACTGCCCCAGCCTCGCACCTGCAGGTCCTTGTTGTAGGTGCTTGGGAGTCCCTTCAGGGTCATCAGGAGCCCGGCGCACTGCAGGAGAGGGACGCTCAGGAGCTGGGACCCTGGAGCCTGTCCTGGGAGTCCCCTCAGGACCCGCCGGGTCAGCCCAGAGGCCTAGCCCCTCTCTGCCCTGCTCACCCGCCCGAACACACGCCCCGCCTTGCTCCGGATCAGCTCCAGGCTGTCTGGGTTTTTCTTCTGGGGCATCAGGCTGCTTCCggtgctggggacagagatgCTGGGACTGAAGGGGCTCGCCTGCCCCTCGGCCGGTcagctggtgggggcagggcaggcccagcAGCACAGTGTCCAGGTCTGAGAAAGGGGCgagctgggcagaggggaggctgtgccggggggtggggcagggcgggTGGCAGCTCGGGCCTTACCTGTAGGCATCTGAGAGCTGCACAAAGCTGAACTCCTTGGTGCCATAGAGGATGAGGTCCTCAGCCATCCTGCTGAGGTGGGTCATGCACAGCGAAGCCCAGAACAGGAACTCGGcttgggagggagggcaggctcTCGGGCACCAGGCCTTGCTTGCCCCCCTACCCAGCCTGACCAGACGGGGTGGGAGGAGCCTGGAGAGAAGCCGGGCTGGGGGACAAAGGTGGGGCACCATGCGGGGACTGGGCCCCAGGACTCACCCACAAAGTCTCGCTCACTGGTGGCATCCATGCTGTTAAGCGTGATGGCCCCAAAGTTCAGTTCTGGGGGTGGTGGAGGAagcggggctgggctggggggcaaGGAGCGGCCTCCCCTACCCCACACAGGCTGCCCAGCCACCTCCCCCGTGAGCCCCTCTCAGGGAAGAGGATCAGGGAGGGCGGGAGGTAGGGGATCTCTTGCACAGGtcccaggagggaggaaggagcccCTGCCACAGGCAAGCCCTTGCCTCGATAACCTCAGTGCCCAGAGGCAACAAACGAAGGTTCCACCCAGGAGCCCCTGCCCTCTGTCTCCTGTGTCTGCCAGGCCTGGCGGCTGCTGAGGGTGACTCTccccagggaggaggggcagggcgcCTCACCTGCTCGGAGCAGCTCCCGGTCCACACCCAGAGGATTGCCCGCGATGGCCCCGCTGCAAGGACAGGGGGTTTGTAGTGACAGGGCTCCCGGCAGGcaggcgcgcacacacacacacacacacacacacacgcacacacacacacacacacacacactgaaccAAGCCCTGGTTACCAGGGCTACGGCCTGGAGCTCAGCCATTCCCCGGCCCAGTCACCTCTGGTGCCAGAACACTTGTCCCCACACATGGGAAATGGCAGGCTGTGGGCCGGGTGCTGGGCTCTCCGGAGCCTCTCTGGAGAGCTCAGGCCCTGCTCACACACATCTGTGAGCTTGGCTGTCCCCATCTTAGAGCTGGGGGTCCCTGCAGAGTCCTCCTCCTGGCTGACTACCAGCTTTCTGTCATGCTGTCCTTCCCGGCTTCTCTTCTGTCAGTCCCCAGGGGGCCATGCTGACTAGGTAGCAGCGACCCCCATCCCCACCAGGCCCTCGGGCACTGGGGTCTCACTCACCTCCCCAGGGGCAGGACGTTGATCCGCTTCTGCACCTCCAGGAGCCTCTCAGAGTCGCGGGTCAGCGCTACGGCATGGCTGTGGGACACCAGGGGCGGGAGGGTCAGGGTAGCCTGCGGGGTCCCCCCATCACAGACCCATCACGGGGCCCTGGCACCGCACCCTGCTCACCTCAGGAGCCAGTGGCTCCAGCGGATGGGCTGTGCCCTCTGCAGATGTGTGTACCCCGGGAAGAGGACGTCACGTTCCCTGTGGGGGCAGAGAAGTGGCGGGAGGCCCAAGGGGCTAGGGTCAGGCAGAGGCTGAGCTGGAGGCTCGGGCAAGGCCtgcctgggacacctgggacccTGCACGCCTGGGCCGCTCCAGGGGAGAGCAGGGCAGGCCCACAAGGCTCTTGCCCGCACGAGGGAGCCATCTCGTGGTGGCAAACAGGCCTAAAGAGAAAAGAGGCCAGCAGTGGGGGGTGTGATCCAAGGACTGGGCCAGCGCTGTGGGGCCTCCCAGGGGAGGCTTTGCCAGGACCAAGTGAGGGTTCCATCCTGAGCCTGGGCCTCTGTCACTAGGCAGCTCTGAGCAGGGACCAGAACGGGGGAGGAGGCCCACGGCAGGCACTGCCCGGGTTAGGGGGGGAGGCTGTGTGCGTGAACACACGAGGAGCACCTGAGGACCCCGGAACAGGCTGGGGCACGCTAAAGTAGGCAGCGCAGAGGCAGGGGTGCTGTGAGTGATGGtagttttgttgtttattttaaaataaacagctttactgagatataattcacaatgCAATTTACCCAAAGTGTACACTTTagtgtacaaccatcaccacagttaattttaggacattttcatcaccccatacAGACACCCCAAACTCTAGCAGCCGCTCCCTattcctcccagcagcccccaccccgcctcccaGGGTGATGATTCTTATGCCCTTGTTCCCCCAGGTGGCTGAGGTCTGTGAAATGGGGGGTCACAGGGATCTGGCAGCGAGGAGGGGTCAGCCTGTCTCTGACGCCGCCTAGGGGCTTCTCAGCAGCGCCTAGGGCCGGGTCTGCAAGGAGCAGAGCCAGCCCCAAAGACAGCAGGTCACGGAGGCCAAGCGTGAACGAGGCTGGGGGGGATGGCAAGTGCAGGCCGAGGGGTGGCCCTGGCTGCTGCAGGCACAGCCAGTCCATTTCCTCTGGCCTCCAGGCACTGCTTGGTGCCTCGGCCTCCTGCCCTAGAATCTTCAAAGGCCGCGGTTTCCCCGCCTGCTGAGCTAGGAAATGCCCACTCCTGGCTGTCTGCCTGGAGCCACCGCCTGTCACCCGGGGCCTGGCTCCCTGACCCTGTTCACCCCTGCCACCTTGGCCTGGGGTTCAGGCCACCTGCCTCGGTGGACAGGACACTCTGGCTGCCCTTAGGCCCCTCTCTGCCCCTGGGTGTCCACAGAGGACTCACGCCTCTGCCcgatccaccatggttctgatGAGCTCCCACAGGAGGGCCGAGAGAGTGGAGCAGGTCTGCCGCATCCACAGCCTGAGGTCTGTGACCACCTGTGGTGGGGCGGAGGTGGCAGTCAGGGGGGTGCCAGGCTGGGAAGGTgcggggcagggagcaggggcgCTGGCAGCACCTGGTCATTCCGACTGCGTCCTGTGTGCAGCTTCCCTGCAGTGTCACCGATGAGCTCCTGGGGGTGCGGGGAGGACGGGTCAGGGACTGCACACCCACGGCCCGAGGGGCCAACAGAGGCAGGGCAGGTCCTCACCAGCCCTGTCGCCCAccgtccccaccccaggccctgcccaagcTCTTGCCATCTCTGTGGAGGCCTCCTATTCTGAGGTCTTGCCTGCTCTCTGCCAGTGACGAAGGGGACAGAATGATGGCACTTATGCTAGAAGTACCCAGGGCAAGGTGgagagggaaggccaggaaggcagACGGCAGTTGGGGGGGCCGCATACCTTCAGGCGTCTCTCATTGGCTGTGTGGATGTCCTCATCACTGGGGTTTAGCTTGAAGGTGCCCTGGGCCCACTCTTCGGCCACCTAGAGCAGATGGCAGCAACCCTGAGGTCAGGTGGGCAGGCATTGGCAGCCGCGAGGGCCCTTGCCTTGGTCCTACGCTCTCCCTGACAACTGACTGTCCCCACGCAGGAGCTGAGTCCTGGGAGTGCACCTGGGGAAAGGGCTGGCACAGCCCCCGCCACCGATGAGCATCTCAGGCCCAGCACACCTTTGCCCATGCGCCATGGGGACTGCAGGGGTCACTAAAGGATGAAgggcaaggctgaggcaggaggattgcttaaggccaggagttcgagaccagcctgaccaacatagtgagatcctgtctctacaaaaaaattaaaaaattagccagacatcgtgatgcacgcctatagtcccagcttcttggggctgaggcaggaggatagcttgagtctgggagtttgaggttgcagagagctatgatttcaccactgcattccagcctgggcaacagagctgatcttgtctcaaaaaaagaaaaaaaagatgaagagatAGCATAGCCATCACAGCACGTGGTTAAACAGCAAGTCTGCAACGACTACCATGTGAAACCACAGGCCCAGGACACTGCAACCTGTGCTCCGGGCTTTGGCGGGAGcctggggcacagagagaggGCCTCGGTGGGGCCTGGGACGTGGCAAGTACCTTGTCCAGGCCTTGGAGTATCTGGTCCATCTCGGCCTTGGTGAGGAGCCCCGCCTTCTCCAGGCCCCTGCTGTAGGCCTTGCTGCCCTGCACGTCCGCCTCCCACAGGTGCCGGTCGTAGGCGATAGACGCGTTGAACTTCTCCATGATGGGGTCCACTGCGCCCACAAACCGGCCACCCCACAGCTTCCCACTCTGCCGGGAGAGCAGCAGCAGTTAGtgtcctccccacaccccagaaCAGTGCCTCTCGCAAAGGGCCCTCAGGAAGGTGGACGGCGGTGGAGACCACTGAGCAGGATGATTCTAACtggacagacaaggaaactgaggctcagagggtcaGGAACCTGCTCAGAGCCACCCCAGGAGTGAGTATGGGAATGTGGCTGGACACCGAAGTTAGGGTCCTTTCCCACCATGTGGCATGACTCCAGGGAGATGGTGGCAGGGTACAAGGCACCCCTGGGACCTTTCCTGCCACTGACCAAACTGAGAAGCCGCCCCAGAATGCAGAGTTTGAATCCAGCTCTGATGTGCCAGTGATAATGGTAATGACACTGGCTAACATACGCCGCATTCTTGCTGAGTGCCAGGTGCTGCTCTAACTGCTTAGCATGTGCCTGTCATGAGCGTTCAGTTAGAAACATTTGTAAAGTGCACACATAGCACAGTGCCCGGAGCTCAGGAAGGATTCAGGAAACGCCAGTTGTTACTAAGGGAAGGGCTGAGGGCTGTCGGCCCAGAGTGTGTTTCAGCTCTGCTCCTGGTTCCCGTGTGCATCACAGGGACCTCCACGGTGCTCTGGCCCCGGACTGTGAGCTGACCCCTCAGAGCCCAACAGCCCCGGCTGCCAAAGGACTCTGCCCTGCAGAGGCAGcctccacccgcctcagcctttTGAGCTGGGCCTGCCCCTTACCCCTCAGCTGCCCCGCCAAGCCTAGATCTCCAGCGAAGCACCACGTGGGGCCCTGGTCCTGACCACTGGGGCCAGAGGGCCAATGCCAGCCAGTCAGAATCCAGAGCCAACCTGCCCCCAAGCCCCAGCAGGCACTGGGGCTCCCTGCCTGGGTTGTTAGTAACAACAACAACTACTTAACAAGTGGGGCTGCAGCCAAACCAATTAGTACCAACCTACAGGATGGCCAGGGGCAAGCTGAGGTCACCTGCAGCACTGGTCCACCTGAAGGCAGACCACTCTGCCCTGGGACCAAGCTCCTACCCTACTGGCAGGCATAAAAGGACCCCAGGAGGAGGTCACAGTGAGGTGGAGGCTGAATGTGGAAGGAgaagccaccgctcccagccagGCACATCTGGGCCAGAATGATCCCCTCAGGCAAGGGGGCAGAGGCACTGAGTTGGGCTGGGTTGAATGAGCAACAGCCAAGCTAGAATGTGCGAGGGaaataatacagtattgttaCATTAGCCACCATTTACTGAGTAACTACTGCTGCTTGGCCCTGTGCTAGGGATTCTACACGTGCTTTCACACCCTCCTGTGGGGGTGTGATAGGGGCACTGTTACCCTTATTTCACAAGTGAGGAGAGAGATTCAGAGAGTTCAAGTGACTTTGGTACTGAAACCAAGTCTGTTTGGCTCCAAAGTCCAGCTCTGCCCGCAGCCCTCCACCACGACCCAGAAGCTAGCAGGGAGGCATTCTCATCCCATTCATTCGCAGGAACCGAGGGAGAGGAAGTGACTTGCCAGCTTCTGAAGGCCAGAAGGGACTGGAACCCAGATCGCCTGCTCCCCAGGCCCAGGGTCCCCTTCATCAGCATGAAGCAAACAGCCCCTTTTACCTGAAGGGTTCAAAGCAGTGACCTCATGGTCCAGTGCCTTACAGAGGGAGGCAGACAGCTATTACACCCCCATCTGCTAGATACATCAACTGAAGCCCAAGGAAGGGAACCTCTGTCTTGGACTCCCGCCACTCAGTGGTCAGGAAGAGAAGCCAGGAGTCCCTGGCCCTAAGGAGCAGAGGCCAGTGAGACCGGAAGGGGCCAGGTACTGGGGCCACTGGATCACAGGGAGATGTCCCCACCTCCTGACTCCACATGCCAGCGTGGAGGACAAGGATACTTTGGGGGCTGAGCCTTTTTCTATACACAGGGACAACTGCTGCGGCGGGAGAAGGGATGTGGTTCAGGGTGGGGACTGACAGGAGGACACGTGCGAGAAGGAACGAAGAGGTGAGGGCCTGAAGGAGCAGGCAGCACCCGTCCCGGCCAGGCAGGCGGCACTGTCAGGTCAGGTCAGGGCCACCCTTCCCCAGTGGTGGGGGCTGGTGGGTTTGCCACACGGGCCGTCTGGGGACACCTGTGAATCCGGGTAAAGATCTCTGCCGGCTCTAGCAGGTGCGCCTGGGGGTGCCGGCCTCCCGGAGCCACCCAGGACAATTAGCAAGAGGGAGACTCCACCGGGAGATCGGTGCGCAGGTCACGGCCTCGGCTGGCGCCCAGGGCGCCCCTCCCCCCTTGCTCGGAGCCTCGGAGGACCGGCGTCCCCGAGGTCCCACTCACCTCCGATGCCATGTTGGGCGGTTCCTCGTCGTCCCGGAGCCTCAGTCCTCCCAGTCTGGAAAACAAGACAGGACTGACACCTCCTTGACCCGCGGGGTCCGCTGGGGCGGGCTGTCTCCGAGCTCGGGCCCCTGCGCCCCGCCGCGCTCAGCCCTCGGAGAGGCGGACGTGGGCAGCGCCCAGCGCGCACCCCGGTCCTCGGCgtccccgcctgtccccgcccgTCCCCGCCCGTCCCCGCCCGTCCGGCCGCCGCGCACTCACCACCGCCCGGCCGCGCCGTCCGTCTTCACCGGCCACCTGGAGGGGCCTTTCTGGCCCGGATGGCGACATCGGcagcccggccccggccccgcctcccGCGGCGGCCGCACCAATCCACGGCGGCCCTTGCAGGTGGGCGTCGCCTGCGCCCTCCAACCGCGGCTGCGGGCGGGGCCACCCTGGCGCAGCCTCCAGCCGAGCGGCCAGAACCGGGACGCGGCTGAGGGTGGCGCCCGCGTCGGCACTCGGTCGGGTCCGCAGACGCTGTCGCTCGGGTCAGCAGACGCGCCGGCCGCCGGAGACGCGGGCCGAGGTAGAACCAGTGCCATCAGGCCCAAGCCTGGCGAGTCCACAGGATACGTAAAGGGAAATGGCATgtgcactcattcattcattcagcaaacacgtGCAGAGCACCTCTGACTTGCCAGGTGCAGCGTTAGACACTGAGCAAAAAGCAATGCGCATGGGAAAGGACGACTGCCTTCAAAGTCCCAACAGAGTGTGGACGAACCGTGCCGGAAGCACAGAAGCAGGCTGGGTCCTGGGTGCTCAGGGAAGATGTCCTTGATAAGATGAGTTAACTGATTACTCAACAAAAATGATGGGCTGGACTCTGGGCGCTGGAGTACAGCCGCGAACTTTGCCCTGAAGGGGCTTCTAGTGAAGATGTCTCCTGAGTTGAATCTTAGAAGACGGGGAGAGTTTGCCCAGCCAAGAAGGGGAGAAGAACActgagggcagagggagcagccgGGGTGAGAGGCTGTGAATGGCCTGCTGGGAGAACAGGAAATCATCAAAGTGGCTATAATGAAGGgtcaggggccaggcaggagaggtgggcatAGG is a genomic window containing:
- the ASL gene encoding argininosuccinate lyase, encoding MASESGKLWGGRFVGAVDPIMEKFNASIAYDRHLWEADVQGSKAYSRGLEKAGLLTKAEMDQILQGLDKVAEEWAQGTFKLNPSDEDIHTANERRLKELIGDTAGKLHTGRSRNDQVVTDLRLWMRQTCSTLSALLWELIRTMVDRAEAERDVLFPGYTHLQRAQPIRWSHWLLSHAVALTRDSERLLEVQKRINVLPLGSGAIAGNPLGVDRELLRAELNFGAITLNSMDATSERDFVAEFLFWASLCMTHLSRMAEDLILYGTKEFSFVQLSDAYSTGSSLMPQKKNPDSLELIRSKAGRVFGRCAGLLMTLKGLPSTYNKDLQEDKEAVFEVSDTMSAVLQVATGVISTLQIHRENMAQALSPDMLATDLAYYLVRKGMPFRQAHEASGKAVFMAETKGVALNQLSLQELQTISPLFSGDVSRVWDYGHSVEQYGALGGTARSSVDWQIGQVRALLRAQQA